A single Carcharodon carcharias isolate sCarCar2 chromosome 39 unlocalized genomic scaffold, sCarCar2.pri SUPER_39_unloc_1, whole genome shotgun sequence DNA region contains:
- the LOC121274880 gene encoding histone H2B type 1-O-like, producing the protein MADEKKATGAAKKGAKKIIKKTPPKSGKKRKRSRKESYSIYIYKVMKQVHPDTGISSKAMSIMNSFVNDIFERIAGEASRLAHYNKRSTISSREIQTAVRLLLPGELAKHAVSEGTKAVTKYTSSK; encoded by the coding sequence ATGGCTGATGAGAAAAAGGCAACAGGAGCGGCCAAGAAGGGCGCGAAAAAAATCATCAAAAAGACGCCGCCCAAGAGCGGCAAGAAGAGGAAGAGGTCCAGGAAGGAGAGTTactccatctacatctacaaGGTGATGAAGCAGGTCCACCCGGACaccggcatctcctccaaggccatgagcatTATGAACTCGTTCGTCAACGACATCTTCGAGCGCATCGCCGGCGAGGCTTCCCGCCTGGCCCACTACAACAagcgcagcaccatcagctcccgggagatccagaccgccgtgcgcctgctgctgcccggggaactggccaagcacgccgTGTCGGAGGGCACCAAGGCGGTGACAAAGTACACCAGTTCCAAGTAG
- the LOC121274874 gene encoding histone H2AX-like has protein sequence MSGRGKSGGKVRSKAKSRSSRAGLQFPVGRVHRLLRKGNYAERVGAGAPVYLAAVLEYLTAEILELAGNAARDNKKTRIIPRHLQLAVRNDEELNKLLGGVTIAQGGVLPNIQAVLLPKKSGASAAAKTK, from the coding sequence ATGTCTGGAAGAGGTAAGAGCGGCGGCAAAGTTCGCTCCAAGGCCAAGTCTCGCTCCTCCCGGGCCGGACTGCAGTTCCCGGTGGGCCGCGTTCACAGGCTGCTAAGGAAGGGTAACTACGCTGAGCGTGTGGGTGCCGGAGCCCCGGTCTACCTGGCCGCCGTGCTGGAGTACCTGACGGCTGAAATCCTCGAGCTGGCCGGCAACGCGGCCCGGGACAACAAGAAGACCCGCATCATCCCCAGGCACCTGCAGTTGGCCGTCCGCAACGACGAGGAGCTGAACAAGCTGCTGGGAGGGGTGACCATCGCTCAGGGCGGGGTGCTGCCTAATATCCAGGCCGTGCTATTGCCCAAGAAGTCCGGCGCCTCTGCAGCCGCCAAGACCAAGTGA
- the LOC121274882 gene encoding late histone H2B.L4-like gives MAEDKKAGAGKKGAKKIIKKVPPKGGKKRKKARKESYSIYIYKVMKQVHPDTGISSRAMSIMNSFVNDIFERIAGEASRLAHYNKRQTISSREIQTAVRLLLPGELAKHAVSEGTKAVTKYTSSK, from the coding sequence ATGGCGGAGGACAAGAAAGCAGGAGCTGGCAAGAAGGGCGCCAAGAAAATCATTAAGAAGGTCCCTCCCAAGGGCGGCAAGAAGAGGAAGAAGGCCAGGAAGGAGAGCTactccatctacatctacaaGGTGATGAAGCAGGTCCACCCGGACACCGGCATCTCCTCCCGggccatgagcatcatgaactcgtTCGTCAACGACATCTTCGAGCGCATCGCTGGCGAGGCTTCCCGCCTGGCCCACTACAACAAGCGGCAGACCATCAGCTCCCGGGAGATCCAGACCGccgtgcgcctgctgctgcccggggaactggccaagcacgccgTGTCGGAGGGCACCAAGGCGGTGACaaagtacaccagctccaagtag